One Paroedura picta isolate Pp20150507F chromosome 3, Ppicta_v3.0, whole genome shotgun sequence genomic window carries:
- the LSM3 gene encoding U6 snRNA-associated Sm-like protein LSm3 has translation MADEVDQQQTTNTVEEPLDLIRLSLDERIYVKMRNDRELRGRLHAYDQHLNMILGDVEETVTTIEIDEETYEEIYKSTKRNIPMLFVRGDGVVLVAPPLRVG, from the exons ATGGCGGACGAAGTGGACCAG caaCAAACTACCAATACTGTGGAAGAACCTTTGGATCTCATCAGACTCAGTCTTGATGAGCGAATATATGTGAAAATGAGGAATGACAGAGAACTTCGAGGCAGGTTACAT GCTTACGACCAGCACTTAAATATGATTCTGGGCGATGTTGAAGAGACCGTGACAACAATAGAAATCGATGAAGAAACCTATGAAGAGATTTATAAA TCTACCAAGCGGAATATCCCAATGCTGTTTGTCAGAGGAGATGGAGTTGTACTCGTTGCTCCTCCTCTGAGGGTTGGTTGA